A genomic stretch from Engraulis encrasicolus isolate BLACKSEA-1 chromosome 10, IST_EnEncr_1.0, whole genome shotgun sequence includes:
- the pim2 gene encoding serine/threonine-protein kinase pim-2 has product MLDNLIVDIHLEQTEDGRSKIGKEPFEKQYQLGSLLGSGGFGSVFAGQRISDGLQVAIKQISSDRVQQWATLPDEPNLVPMEIALLLRLSGSGPSQGKAHCGVIRMLDWFEVPDRGFLIVFERPQPCQDLFDFITERGCLEEHIAQRFLRQIVEALQFCESRGIVHRDIKDENVLVDTRTGKVKIIDFGSGALLKDGNYTDFEGTRVYSPPEWIVNHSYQARPLTVWSLGVLLFDMVCGDIPFERDREIVQAKPSFTKRISKECQSLILWCLQYRPEDRPSLQEILLHPWMDTCDDLGDLSEEQNIMPSL; this is encoded by the exons ATGTTGGACAACCTCATTGTTGATATACATTTGGAGCAAACGGAGGATGGAAGGAGCAAAATTG GCAAGGAGCCCTTTGAGAAGCAGTATCAGCTTGGTTCCCTTCTGGGGAGCGGCGGTTTCGGGTCTGTGTTTGCCGGTCAACGCATCTCAGACgggttgcag GTTGCAATTAAACAGATATCATCTGATAGAGTACAGCAGTGGGCGACACTG CCCGATGAACCAAACCTTGTCCCCATGGAGATTGCTCTGCTTCTGCGTCTGAGTGGTAGTGGACCAAGTCAAGGCAAAGCCCACTGCGGGGTCATTAGGATGTTGGATTGGTTCGAGGTTCCAGACCGAGGCTTCCTCATCGTCTTTGAGAGGCCACAGCCGTGTCAAGATCTCTTCGACTTCATCACAGAGCGGGGATGTCTCGAGGAGCACATTGCCCAAAG GTTTCTGAGGCAGATTGTTGAGGCCCTGCAGTTCTGTGAGTCGCGGGGGATTGTACATAGGGACATCAAGGATGAGAACGTGCTCGTGGACACACGCACTGGAAAAGTCAAGATCATCGACTTTGGATCTGGTGCTCTCCTGAAAGATGGAAATTACACAGATTTTGAAG GAACAAGAGTGTACAGTCCTCCTGAGTGGATAGTGAACCACAGCTACCAGGCCAGGCCTCTCACGGTGTGGTCACTCGGAGTGCTCCTCTTTGACATGGTGTGCGGTGACATCCCAtttgaaagggacagagagattgTGCAAGCCAAGCCTAGTTTCACCAAGCGCATCTCTAAAG AGTGCCAGTCGCTGATCCTGTGGTGTTTACAGTACCGGCCTGAGGACCGGCCGAGTCTGCAGGAGATCTTACTACATCCCTGGATGGACACCTGTGATGATCTAGGAGATCTGTCTGAGGAGCAGAACATCATGCCAAGCCTCTAA